One window from the genome of Thermococcus siculi encodes:
- a CDS encoding polyprenyl synthetase family protein, producing the protein MKKYDELFARIKDKAKDVDNVILELIPEKEPKSLYEASRHYPLAGGKRVRPFVVLRATEAVGGDPEKALYPAAAVEFIHNYSLVHDDIMDMDELRRGRPTVHKVWGINMAILAGDLLFSKAFEAIAKADVPAEKKARILDVLVKTSNMLCEGQALDIEFETREEVTVEEYLRMISGKTGALFQGSAEIGAIIGTDNEEYIRALSKWGMNVGIAFQIWDDVLDLIADEEKLGKPVGSDIRKGKKTLIVSHFFDHASEEDKVEFMKVFGKYAGDAKGDALIHDDKVKEEVGKAIELLRKYGSIDYAAEYAKNLVREANEALKVLPESEARKDLELLAEFLVEREF; encoded by the coding sequence ATGAAAAAGTACGATGAGCTGTTCGCAAGGATTAAGGACAAAGCAAAGGACGTTGACAACGTCATACTGGAGCTTATCCCGGAGAAAGAACCGAAGAGCCTTTACGAGGCATCGAGACACTACCCGCTCGCGGGAGGAAAGCGCGTGAGGCCCTTCGTGGTTCTCCGCGCTACGGAAGCCGTTGGCGGTGATCCGGAGAAGGCGCTCTATCCCGCCGCAGCAGTCGAGTTCATACACAACTACTCCCTCGTCCACGACGACATAATGGATATGGATGAGCTTAGGAGGGGAAGGCCGACCGTCCACAAGGTCTGGGGCATCAACATGGCGATTCTCGCCGGGGATTTGCTCTTCAGCAAGGCCTTTGAGGCTATAGCAAAAGCCGATGTCCCGGCCGAGAAGAAGGCGAGGATCCTCGACGTTCTGGTCAAGACCTCCAACATGCTCTGTGAGGGACAGGCCCTTGACATAGAGTTCGAGACGAGGGAAGAAGTTACCGTTGAGGAGTACCTCAGGATGATAAGCGGCAAAACCGGGGCGCTCTTCCAGGGTTCTGCCGAGATTGGGGCAATCATCGGCACCGATAACGAGGAATACATAAGGGCACTCTCCAAGTGGGGTATGAACGTCGGAATAGCCTTCCAGATATGGGACGACGTCCTTGACCTCATAGCCGACGAGGAGAAGCTCGGAAAGCCCGTCGGCAGCGACATAAGGAAGGGCAAGAAGACGCTCATAGTGAGTCACTTCTTTGATCACGCGAGCGAGGAGGACAAGGTCGAGTTCATGAAGGTCTTCGGCAAGTACGCCGGTGATGCAAAGGGCGACGCGCTGATACACGACGATAAGGTGAAGGAAGAAGTCGGCAAGGCCATCGAGCTCCTCAGAAAGTACGGTAGCATCGACTACGCTGCGGAATACGCCAAAAACCTCGTGAGGGAGGCTAACGAGGCCCTCAAAGTTCTTCCAGAGAGCGAGGCTAGGAAGGATTTAGAGCTTCTGGCAGAGTTCCTCGTTGAGAGAGAGTTCTGA
- a CDS encoding RNase J family beta-CASP ribonuclease, which yields MIKIYTISGYEEVGKNMTAVGYSNGGKEEVVIIDMGIRLDRVLIHEDVNIQEFPTKELQKLGAIPDDSILRNKKVVAITFTHGHLDHIGAIGKLAPHYPDVPVYGTPYTIKLAKSEVRSEKYFEVKNPMYETQFGEIVQVSENLAIEFVQITHSVPQAAMVVVHTPEGAVVHTGDFKFDNNNPLGEKPDYKRLKELGKEGVKVLIPESTRVAEPTKTPSEAVAQMLLEDFFLYEGMEEDGLIATTFASHIPRLQELIWIANKMGRQAVFVGRSLAKYTGIAKQLGLIRMKGARAVRSPNAIRKVLAEVSGARENYLLVVTGHQGEPGAVLTRMANGELYDIGKRDTVVFSAGTIPNPLNRAQRYVLETKLKMKGVRMIKDLHVSGHASREDHRYLLRMLNPENIVPAHGEFRMLTHYAELAEEEGYLIGRDVFVSRNGYMVEIR from the coding sequence ATGATAAAAATCTACACGATTAGCGGCTACGAGGAAGTCGGCAAGAACATGACCGCCGTTGGTTACTCCAACGGAGGTAAAGAAGAAGTCGTTATAATCGACATGGGCATCCGCCTCGACAGGGTTCTCATTCACGAGGACGTCAACATCCAGGAGTTCCCCACGAAGGAACTCCAAAAGCTCGGCGCGATTCCCGACGATTCAATTTTACGAAACAAGAAGGTCGTTGCAATAACCTTCACCCACGGGCACCTTGACCACATCGGCGCCATTGGGAAGCTGGCCCCCCACTATCCAGACGTGCCGGTCTACGGCACGCCCTACACCATAAAGCTCGCGAAGAGCGAGGTGAGGAGCGAGAAGTACTTCGAGGTCAAGAACCCGATGTACGAGACCCAGTTCGGCGAGATAGTCCAGGTCAGCGAGAATCTCGCGATAGAGTTCGTCCAGATAACCCACTCGGTACCACAGGCGGCGATGGTGGTCGTCCACACGCCCGAGGGCGCGGTCGTCCACACCGGCGACTTCAAGTTCGACAACAACAACCCGCTCGGCGAGAAACCCGACTATAAAAGGCTGAAGGAACTCGGCAAGGAGGGCGTGAAGGTCCTCATACCAGAATCAACGCGCGTTGCTGAGCCTACGAAGACTCCCAGCGAGGCCGTCGCCCAGATGCTGCTGGAGGATTTCTTCCTCTACGAAGGCATGGAGGAGGACGGACTGATAGCGACCACCTTTGCCAGCCACATACCGCGCCTCCAGGAGCTGATATGGATAGCCAACAAGATGGGCAGGCAGGCCGTCTTTGTCGGCCGCTCGCTGGCGAAGTACACCGGAATAGCGAAGCAACTGGGCCTCATAAGGATGAAGGGAGCCAGAGCGGTGAGGAGTCCCAACGCCATAAGGAAGGTTCTCGCGGAGGTCTCCGGGGCGAGGGAGAACTACCTCCTCGTCGTTACCGGCCACCAGGGCGAGCCGGGGGCGGTGTTGACCAGAATGGCCAACGGCGAGCTCTACGACATAGGCAAGCGAGACACGGTTGTCTTCTCCGCAGGAACCATACCCAACCCGCTCAACAGGGCCCAGCGCTACGTCCTTGAGACAAAACTCAAGATGAAGGGCGTTCGCATGATAAAAGACCTCCACGTTTCCGGCCACGCAAGCAGGGAAGACCACCGCTACCTCCTCAGGATGCTCAACCCGGAGAACATAGTTCCGGCCCACGGTGAGTTCAGGATGCTCACCCACTACGCGGAGCTTGCGGAGGAAGAGGGCTACCTAATAGGGCGCGACGTCTTCGTTTCGAGGAACGGCTACATGGTCGAGATACGCTGA